The sequence AAAGCCTCTGACGGCACTCAACAAAGGTAAGGGCAGGTGTCTGGAAGTGAGGGATATGGATTGCAGCACTGGATGAGAGCCTGCCTGGCCTCTAGCAACATACAGACCCATCTGTGGGGAATATAGTGCTGCCTCACCTACTCTCCCAGTTCACACGGAAACTAGAACATCTCGTGTCTGGGAGTTCTCCTTGCTCTTTGTCCAGAACCAAAGCAGGAAGCAGTTCAGCTATGAGGTGCATAACGTGTTTCTTATAGCTAGGGTAGAATGTAAATTGGTGCTTTTAGAAACTTGCTGCTCATATTTCTGTAATCTTCTCTTTCCTGGCCCAGGACCAGAAAGCCCTGTATTAGAAAACTTGCCTGAAAAGGAAGATGCAGCTGGGCTGCGGGAGGTGGGAGACACCATTGAGTGTCACTTAGCTGACATGTTACAGCAACTGACTGCAGTCAACTCAGCCAAACCCTCTGAGAGAACAGCAGTGAGACAAGGTGAGTCTGGGGATAATCCCACAGGCACTGACCTTTCTGGATAACTTGCTTCTGTCATTGATGCTCTTGGCTGGATTGAGGGACCAACTTACCTCACTTCAAcctgaaaggcagaaaagcaatgtagaagctgcttaccttcctCTTGGCCTTGCTTGCTGTGGTGCATGCACAGGATGTCTTGAAATGTCTTCTAACaaactctttttctctttgcagaagAAGCTGAAGACCCAGCCTGTATTCCCATCTTCTGGGTTAGCAAATGGGTGGACTACTCGGATAAGTATGGTCTAGGTAAATAATGTGGTAGCAGTACTTCAGCCTTTTCTAGTTCCTGAAGCAGCTGGTAGAATCTGACTTGTGCTCTGTGTAGGTTTAGTTCTTTAATCATGATTTTCTAGTGTTTGTATCCAAGAGCGTCACCAGGAATGTCATCAAACTCTAAGCAAACACAAAGTAGTGGCTGCTGAATATCCACCCTGGCCACATTAAGGGTGCATGCAGCATGATCCTGTGGATCCAGAGTGGCTAGCTTGTGTACTCAGTGTAGGAGTTGAAGTTGCTTATGCAGCAGATAATGCAACAAAGGAGGATGACAAATCCAGAGAAGAAGTGCTATCTAGACCTCTGTAAAAAGGAGCATCTTCTAAAATTGGTGAGGTGGCCTTCAGGGACCCCCTAGATGACAAATATTCCAGCTCTGTATTTCATGTAACCAAGGGTCCCACGTATGGAAGTCTAACAGGCTTTATTTTGAACTAGGTTATCAGCTGTGTGACAACAGTGTTGGAGTTCTCTTCAATGACTCCACTCGTCTCATTATGTACAATGATGGGGACAGCTTGCAGTACATTGAGCAAAACAACACCGAGTCCTACTTCACTGTGAGATCCTGCCCTTCTGCCTTGAACAAGAAGGTCAGTCCAGAGGACAGGAACCCTTGTTGGTGGGTGGCTGTTTCTGATGAGACTTCTGCAGGTCTTGTTGAGCTTTTCTATCAGGGTAGACACCGGGGAAAAACATCTATAACTTAGGAAGCCTGCTGAATGCAAGTAACCCCATTGGCTGGTAAAATGTGACCCAAAAGAGAGatgctggcagctctcacagttTGTTTCTAGTTGTTAACTGAGGCTCACTTCTGAGCAGCTTCACAGAAATAAGCTCTTATAAAGCTTGCATGCACTGAAGCATTCAGCAGAGTGAGTCTTGTACTCAGACAGCAAAGTTAATTCTGGTGATACTTGAGAACTTGCACAGGTTTGTGCAGCGACCCCTTAAGATCGGAAAGACTTAAGAAGTCTCTGAATTTGTGATAATAGCTCCTACTCTCTCCAGATACCAGGGCTCATCCTCAGCCTGTCTGTTCACAGCCTGTTCTATTTGCAGATAACACTATTGAAATACTTCAGGAATTACATGAGTGAGCACTTGCTGAAGGCAGGTGCCAACATCACACCTCGGGAAGGAGATGAGCTGGCACGTTTACCCTACCTCTGCACGTGGTTCCGGACCCGCAGTGCCATCATCCTGCACCTCAGCAATGGCACTGTGCAGATCAACTTCTTTCAGGTGAGGCTGTTGTGCTGACTTGCTACATTCAGTGCTATATGGCAGGGTGGTGATCCCTGCAGGCAGTTATAGCCTGAGCTGAAGCTTTGCCCAGTGAACGTAGCACTAAAAGGCTCCTTGCTCTGCTTGCTAGTACTAAAGCCATCCAGCCACTCCTAGCTCAAATGGTTGTTTCCTTTAGCAGGAGTAAAACTGCTGCACAGTTGGTGCAGCATGAATGTTTCCCTTTGATTCTCTCTGAGTAAGCACTTTCTTGTTGCAGCAGTGTTGTGCTTTGTCAGCATGCTGCTGGCCTGCAGTTGGGATGACCTCGCTGTGATGGTTCATCCAAAGGAGTGAAAAATGTTTCACCGTGGAGCAATGTGCTCAGGGTGACCTTGTGTTCCTCCCCATAGGACCACACCAAAGTCATCCTGTGCCCTCTAATGGCTGCTGTCACATACATAGATGAGAAACGGGACTTCCGCACGTACAAGCTGAGCCTCATTGAGGAGCACGGATGCTGCAAGGAGCTGGCCAGCCGACTACGCTATGCTCGTACCATGGTGGAGAAGCTCCTCGGTTCGAAACCTGGCTCAGCCCGTATGAAATCCTCTGCTTAGGCTTTGGTCCTGACGGAATCAACATCTGTGCCAAACTGGCTCAGCTGTGGATAAGGAAGTCTATTAGCATCCCTTGTACTGTAACCTGCCATTGCACAGCTGGGCTCCCTCTCCTGGGTACGTTTCAGTTGCCCCCAGGGAGCCCCTGATGCTGTGGTGATGGTGCTGTGTTCACTGTGAGTGGTGCACAAAGGGGTTTCTTGCTCCTCCCAATacaaagtgttttttaaaaattacttatatagtcttttttttccttaacttttcAAAGCCAAAAGCCTGACTCAAAAACCAACCCTCTTGTTGGAGGTTCCTGGGCCTTCTAATGAGACAAAGTGTGGGGTTCTCCCCAGAACTATCATGTAAGTTTTGTACATGTCTGTGCATGATGCTCTGGacttgtttccttttgttgcAGCACAACTAAGATATTTAACATGCCCAGGTTGAGACTGagcaatttgcattttaatactGAATTTGTTCTACATGAAAACTAAACTTTTGTATATTGCATAACTTGATTAAAGATTGTTGTTTGGAGCGTCCAGCCTCTCTTGGTTCCTTGGTAGGGAAGCAGCATTGTGTTGCTTCTGAATTCTTCTTGACCAAGacctggtctagcattaaatggggaggttggtgaccctgcatgtggcagggggctggagattcatgatccttgaggtcccttccaaccttggccattctgtgaagaCCTCTCATCTCCATCCgctcttcctccagctgctggctgagctcagccctggaCTTGCTCTTTGGCAATGCCAAAGAAATAGAGAACAGCCCTGGGCCTTATTGCAGGAGGAAAGCAGTTCTATGCCTCCCCCTCTTCTGTTTGATCAGAGCCTTTGATTATGTTTCATGTTGCAGATGCTTTGCTAACAGTGTAGTCGCACTACAGTGCTGCAGTAGTCCAGTGCTGATGGCTGTCATCACTGGTGCTCTCGTATCATTTTGGTTTAAAGCAGGacaagcttttttttattatttttttgtaacattttgtaTAAAATGTTCTTGGCTATACAGTGTTCTGAAGATAAACCAGGCACAAGTGCCTTGTTACCTATGTAACAAGAGCCCATACCACAGTAAAAGAGGAATGGGCCTGCACAAACCCAGCTGCTatcagcactgtgctgggggCCTCGAGCCTCCCCCAGGGGCTGGCATGCCCTCCCAGACCCTGTGCAATGAGTGAGGCCAAAGCCCTGGGACAGATGCTGAGCACTGATCTGTGTGCTGTCAGCTGGGGACAAGGACCGTGTCCAGGGTCAGCCTGTGCTATCAGTCCTTCTGCTCCCATCTCTGTGTTAAACATATGGACAGCTGCTTCCCCAGGAGGAACCGTGGAAACAAGGCTGCTGATCTGAGGAGCGACCTGTGGGctccagctgctgagctgcagtgcttcCAGCTGTTCtcaggaaaacttttttttccttccctggcTTCTTAAAATACTACAGCTGCAGTAGAGAATTTTTATTCTCTGGTCTCCAGACTCCTATGTCTGACCCTGAGGTTTTGCAAAGACGGAAGCTCCTGTGGGTTTGGTAGACCCTGCACACATCACACAGTGTCTGTGTCCTCATCTCACCCTGTCCAACTCTGTGGGGAGGATGCCGGAAGGTTCCGGGGCCATCCAGGAGGATGGCTGTGGCCGAGTCCCATACAGGTGAGCCCAAAGGTCGACGCTCCGGCAGCCTGGGGCACgaggagcggtgctgcagccacGCTGACCTCGCTCACCTCCCTGTGCCCCCCAGCTCAGAGCTGTAGTAGGGGTGGAAGAGCCGCTCGTGGGCGCAGAGCTGCATGGcgctgtgtgtgtgcagcagcAGCCGGGGGAAGCGGGAGGTGAAGTACTGCACGAAGCCGTCGGGGACGGAGCCCAGCGCCTCACGGACCTCAGCAGGCAGCTCGTGGTAGTGGTGCTTCTGCGGGAGAAGAGGGGTGTGAGGGACGGGACGGCAGGGCAGTGCAGGGTGGGGGGGAGGCAGGACGTACCTTGTTCCTCATGGCGCGCAGCAGGTCACGCACTGAGCCCCCCTTGTAGGTGCGGAATTTGCGCAGGTCTGGGGAAAGTAAAGGAGAGGGTGAGGTGAGAGCCGGGGACACAGCCCTACAGCCGTGGggttctgctctgcactgcctgcacttcTGTCTCCTCCAGCGTTTGGCTGCGGGGCCCTCTGACGCCTGGAACGTTCCACTCCCTGCATATTCCCGCATTGGCATGGCACGTGGCCAGTGCTTCTTACCCATCTGCAGTGGCAGGGAGATGTGCATCCTCCAGTTTGTCCTCACCACAGCACGGCCACCCGCCTCCAGCGCTGCCATCAGGGCCCCCTCGGCCGGCTCCTTCTCCACGCGGTCGCTGACATCCTGCACCACGCAGTGGGGATGTGTAGGTGAGATTAGAGGAAGAGATTCATTGCCCACACCGTAATGCAGTGCCCAGCACATACCTGGAAGAactgcagctgcttctctgcGCTCCAGAAGAAGGGGTGCATGAGGACAGCAGGGGCTGAGGGGCGCTTCTGGGGTTCACTGCTGAGCATGGATGTGATCAGTTCCCTGGCCACAACCTTGTCTGGTGCACGGAACAGAACAGAGCGGTGGTGGCACGAGGACAGGCAGAGGGCTCAGAGCAGGGCAGGCACTGCAGGGACCCACTGCAGCCTCACCATGCACGTCCtcctgcaggcagggcagctGGCAGGCACCTGCCAGGATGTTGGCCTGGCGCCGCAGGCTGTCCCCAAAGGGGTGCTGCCCTCCAGACACCACATAGTAGAAAACACAGCCAGCAGAGAAGATGTCCACTGCGCATGTCTGCAAGACACAGGCAGGAGATGGGCCCCTCACAGcccatggcagctgcagccatgccagacaaacacagcagagcagttGCTGCCCTCGGCACCCACATGAGCTGACCCAAGCACAAGGCTCACTGGGACGAGCAGGTGTGCGACCTCCACCTGCTCCGTGTTTGCCAAAGCAGAGCCAAGGAGCAGAGAGATGAAGCGGCACTCCTGTTCCATGAGGCTCTGCCACTGCATTGAGAAGGAGCAATGCAGCAGAAAGCAACGCTGCCTGAGGGAGCCATGACACTGAGCACGGCTGCATTATGCTCCCAGAGCTCTGGTCTGAATcgtgcatttcagcagcacagtgcaagcaaggaggaggcagcaggggaAAGCTAGTGAGCGCTAAGCAGGACATGTGGCTCACTGACGGGGTTCTCCTTTGgtgcctcctgcagcacctcgGGTGCAATCCAGCCCTCAGTGCCAGGGATGCCAGAGCGCAGGCTGAAGCTGTGCCGCCCGCCCTGCAGCTTCTTGCACAGCCCAAAGTCAGAGATGACGGCTCGGATCTGCCCATGGCTGTTGGGGACGGAGATGAGGATGTTGCAGGGCTTCAGGTCACGATGAACTGCAAAAGGTGGGTTGCAGCATTACCTGCAGgtggtgctgcagctgcagggccgAGTTAGGGGATGCTGCTGTGATGGCTGAGAACAGGACACGGTGCCCTGATGGATGCCATCACCACAGGGATGCCGCTGCCTCACCGATGCTGAGCGAGTGCAGGTGCGCCAGCCCCGACATGGTCTGGTGCAGAACAGACACCGGGTCCAGGCTGCGCCGATCAAAGCTGGGGCTCTCCACATACTGCAACCAGAGAGAGGCAGAGAGGTGAGCTGGGGCCGGTACTGAAGCTGGAGAGGAGGAATGTCAGGTGTATGAGCTCACAGGGAGGCCATTTACCCAAGGCTTGCCATGCCCAGGGTGATTGCAGCACATGGCATGGGGGGACTGCGCGCTCACCTCCTGCAGcgtggcagagcagagctcaaTAGCGATGTAGTGGAACTGCCTGTCCTTCTCGGTGCAGAAGTAGCGCACGACATGTGGGTGCTCGTCTGACTCCTGCAGCAGCCGCACCTCGCGGTCCACGAGGTGGAAGCACTCGGGCAGAAGGCGCTTCACGGCCACGTTCCGGCCTTCAAACTGCCCCCTGTGTGCAGATGGAGAGAGATGGCTGAGCACCAGGCAATGTCACAAGCCCCCCAGCATGGGAGGGATGCCCAGAGCTGTACACCAGAGGATCAGCTAAGGTTTTTTGTAGGAAAATCACACCCCTCTCTGTGCTGGAGGCTCTGGGCCAAAGTGCAGGAAGGGGCCATCACCCCATAGTCACAGCAGAAAGGCTCCCAGTGCCACAAACCCACCTGAAGACGAAGGTCCCTCCCGCTCCGTGGCCCAGCACATCCTTGGGGTTAAAGGAAACTTTCCCAACAACAACCACGTCGGGCTCCActtctgcagagaaatgcagaCACCCTGCAACCCTCCAGCATTACTCCTCCAGGAAGAAGATTGGTTCAGTACCTACCTGCAGACACTGCCGGCTTCATGCTCACCATCCCATTCACCAGCTCCGTGGGGGCACAGGGATCAGAGCTTGGCTGCAGCCCAGGTGCACTTTCTCTGCTTCCCGCTGGCTGTTtgggtgctgcagggatgcCCTCACTGGAACTGCGATGTGGGAGCAGCAtctcctgctgttgctgctgcaaGAGCTGAATCTgcttctccagctgctgctgctgcacctcatgctgcttctgcagcttctgAAGCACAAAGGAGGAATCCTCTCAGCTGCTGCGAGCACCCAAGGCCTTAGTACATCTGtggctcccagctctgcaaggCGGTACCAGTAGCAGCCCACGCACCATGACGAGGAGCAGCAGGACCCCAccacccagcagcactgtgccgacagcagccagcagcaggtcccagtCACCAGAATCCGGGTACACCTCTGTTTGCTCTCTGTGGCCAGGCTCGGGTGGGACATGCCCCTCACTGCCCCGCAGAGCCAGCTCCTCCGCACTGCTGGGGGCCAGGAACTGCAGGAGAGGGGATACTGGGTTATGACAGCACCCAAGGCTCCTTCTCCTCCCAGCTATTCCCAAAGCTGAGAGACCCACAGGCCCCCCCTGACACCACCCCATGCACTTGGACACCATCCAACCCATGCAACCCCTCATGGCCCGAGGTGCCCCCAGCAAAGCAGTGACACACACTGCTTCACCACTCACATCATCAAACACATTCCTGGCAGGAGAGCTGCGGGGAATGATGGTTTCTGTTGCCTTCCTCAAGTTCTCAGGGAAAGCTCTGAGCATGGTGGTGTGCACCACGGGAGGCAGCTCATGGTGCCCTGGGGTGGGGGAAAGCAGAGAGCTGAGAGCTGTAGCTGCACAGCAAGGCAGCTCCCATGACTGTGTGCAGCCCCGCACCTATCAACAGCCACTGGTTGTGCAGTGCGGTGATGCTGTCCTGTGGGTACTTGACATCGGTGCTGGGGGTGATCTCACACTCTCCTGACTCTCTCATGGTCACGTCATCCGTGGTGGGGCCATCAATCCTGGCCAGCGTGATGCCCTGTGGCTGCAAGACGGGGCAATGGGGATGAGATGCACACACAGCATGGCACGGGCATTCAGATACTCACCACCAGTGCTACACTGCTGTGTACCAGGGAGGTCAGGGCATAGAAGCTGGCCGCATGCTTCCCCACGTACAACGCTGGCCTGCAATGTGGGTGCAGCATCGGCTCAGTAGGACAGGCAGGCATGAGCACCCCAGAGCCACTGCTTGTCACTACTGTGACCTTCTGGCATCCCACATCCCTCGAGATGGTGGCAGCTGTGACAGTGCCTCGCTCACTCTAAGCCACCACCCATAGTCGCCCCAGCGGAACCCCACACCGCATCACCTACAGCAGCTGGGTCTTGGTGGCCGTGAAGTCCTTCATGCCCTGGTGGCCCCAGCGGGCGAGGTGGATGTCCTGCGAGTGGAAGGTCAGGTAGCGCAGTGTCTCCATGGCCAGGTTGAGGTGGGGGACGCGCCGCAGGCTGTCCTGGTGCCACATGTAGATGCCAACCACGGGTGAGCCATAGTTCTGTGCCCACAGCACCTCGCCGCTCTCCTTGTCCAGTGTCACCACCAGCCCGTCCCCGCTGGAGGCAAAGTGAGACATTTCTGGATAGAAACAGAGGGGGAAGCAATGTAGAGGTGCTGCCTGCGTGGCTGCATCCCCCTGCCTGTGCCGAGCACTGTGGACTTGGGTGACCCAATGCATCCCGCAGCTCCACAAGTGTCCTGCAAGGCACAGCAATGGGCTGTGGGAACTGTCTTTGCCAGAGAAACACATGCTGCCTGTCCCAGAGCCATGGCTCCATCTCTGCCAGGCAGGTGAGCCCTagcacaacacagcacagcatggcacagcaacCGCATCCCCTAGCAGCCACGGCAGCCCAgatcccagctgcagcagcaccacgGCACAGCCAGTGTGGGCAGGGCCAGGGACACTCACTGTAGGGGTAGGACTCCTCGTAGAGCGGTGCCGAGTAGTCAGAGTAGGTGGCATTCCAGCGCAGCTCCCTCGTCTTGGTGTCATACATGGTGATGACGTACTCTGgggtgagagcagagcagcacagtcACTGTGTGCGATGGGGACGATGCCTTGAATGTGGAGGGGAAATGCTGACACCCCAGGAGCTGCCAGCACGAAGCCAATGCCAGCTCCAGCACATTGGTAGCGCTGAGCCCAACATCACAGCGTGCTGCTGGAGAAAAGCAGACTCTCCACTCTTTTGCCACTTCCAAAGGGAcagcagagcctgctgctggcagcagtcacaCAAATCActctggatggcagcagccCCCGTGGAGGCAGTGGAACAGCCCAGCACCCCCTGGGACCCGCAGGGTGAGCGGAGGGGAGGACAGCCTTACGGGTGCGGCCGATGTAGAGCAGTGGGCTGGAGGGACACACCCCATCCCAGGCCTCTGTTGAGAGCGTGGTCTGCTTCTCCCCTGACTTGGGGTCCACAATGAACCAGGTGTCCAGCTTCTTCCCTGCCAAAGAGAGCACACTTTGCCCTACAGCTCTGCAGCGCTGCTCTCCCACTCAGCAGCTGCCTCCTCCCCACCTCTCCCAGCCCACAGCCACGCATCCACGAGCTCCCCCCACTCCCTCCCTGCAGTTCCACACTCACACATCAGGCacttttcccagcagcagtgctgcccaagCTCCAGTACCTGTGTAGAGCACCCCGTCCGAGCTGCGGCACGGTGACGACTGGACCAGCTCTGGGATGGTGAATGGCAGCTTCTGCAACACAGAGAGCATGTGGCCTCAATGCCACAGCCAGCCCGACCTGCAGCCTGGGATGCTCCCAgaaagcacagcccagcacagctgtgccatcCCACGCCACCCAACCAATACATCATGGTGTCAAGGACCAGCAGCTGCCACAGCCCAGGGAAACAGAGGGGACAGGTCAACCGCAGCCCCCCACTGACCATCaagccttcttttttcttccctcccagGATGTATAGGCTGCCATCATTGGGGTCTGGCAGAAA comes from Meleagris gallopavo isolate NT-WF06-2002-E0010 breed Aviagen turkey brand Nicholas breeding stock chromosome 16, Turkey_5.1, whole genome shotgun sequence and encodes:
- the PLK1 gene encoding serine/threonine-protein kinase PLK1 — its product is ATAHVLFSPQSLLELHKRRKALSEPEVRYYLRQTILGCQYLHNQRVIHRDLKLGNLFLSDDMEVKIGDFGLATKVEYDGERKKTLCGTPNYIAPEVLGKKGHSFEVDIWSIGCIMYTLLVGKPPFETSCLKETYIRIKKNEYTIPKHINPVAANLIQKMLRSDPATRPTINELLNDEFFTSGYIPSRLPTSCLTVAPRFSIAPSTIELNGRKPLTALNKGPESPVLENLPEKEDAAGLREVGDTIECHLADMLQQLTAVNSAKPSERTAVRQEEAEDPACIPIFWVSKWVDYSDKYGLGYQLCDNSVGVLFNDSTRLIMYNDGDSLQYIEQNNTESYFTVRSCPSALNKKITLLKYFRNYMSEHLLKAGANITPREGDELARLPYLCTWFRTRSAIILHLSNGTVQINFFQDHTKVILCPLMAAVTYIDEKRDFRTYKLSLIEEHGCCKELASRLRYARTMVEKLLGSKPGSARMKSSA
- the ERN2 gene encoding serine/threonine-protein kinase/endoribonuclease IRE2 translates to MSGPAALLSELLLLLALLRVPPAQCLKDSAVTVPETLLFISTLDGNLHAVSKSSGDVRWTLKDDPILQVPVYVAEPAFLPDPNDGSLYILGGKKKEGLMKLPFTIPELVQSSPCRSSDGVLYTGKKLDTWFIVDPKSGEKQTTLSTEAWDGVCPSSPLLYIGRTQYVITMYDTKTRELRWNATYSDYSAPLYEESYPYKMSHFASSGDGLVVTLDKESGEVLWAQNYGSPVVGIYMWHQDSLRRVPHLNLAMETLRYLTFHSQDIHLARWGHQGMKDFTATKTQLLPALYVGKHAASFYALTSLVHSSVALVPQGITLARIDGPTTDDVTMRESGECEITPSTDVKYPQDSITALHNQWLLIGHHELPPVVHTTMLRAFPENLRKATETIIPRSSPARNVFDDFLAPSSAEELALRGSEGHVPPEPGHREQTEVYPDSGDWDLLLAAVGTVLLGGGVLLLLVMKLQKQHEVQQQQLEKQIQLLQQQQQEMLLPHRSSSEGIPAAPKQPAGSRESAPGLQPSSDPCAPTELVNGMVSMKPAVSAEVEPDVVVVGKVSFNPKDVLGHGAGGTFVFRGQFEGRNVAVKRLLPECFHLVDREVRLLQESDEHPHVVRYFCTEKDRQFHYIAIELCSATLQEYVESPSFDRRSLDPVSVLHQTMSGLAHLHSLSIVHRDLKPCNILISVPNSHGQIRAVISDFGLCKKLQGGRHSFSLRSGIPGTEGWIAPEVLQEAPKENPTCAVDIFSAGCVFYYVVSGGQHPFGDSLRRQANILAGACQLPCLQEDVHDKVVARELITSMLSSEPQKRPSAPAVLMHPFFWSAEKQLQFFQDVSDRVEKEPAEGALMAALEAGGRAVVRTNWRMHISLPLQMDLRKFRTYKGGSVRDLLRAMRNKKHHYHELPAEVREALGSVPDGFVQYFTSRFPRLLLHTHSAMQLCAHERLFHPYYSSELGGTGR